The Clupea harengus chromosome 26, Ch_v2.0.2, whole genome shotgun sequence region agggggaggtttCAATCCCCCTGTTTACCATGTTCCCTGAAGTATCGTTGACTGTATGGGTTTGCATTATACTTCAGCATATAGACTCATTTACATGTACCAATTAATGTAAGGGAGATGACAAGGACCTTAAAGTACAAGAAAAGCATCTCAGTGCTTCTGCAGCCAAGGATACAGTAATACTGCTTTGTGTAGTCCGACGGGCCTCGTCATGTCCAGGGACATGGAGCTGGCTAGCTTTGGTTTCTGGTGGAGAGGGTGCTGGGCTTCAGAGCTgttctcctctgctgctgccgGTGTGCTGAAGCCGTTCTGTTGGGTCtcattctcctccttctcctgcacAGTCACGGCACTCAGGCCCTCCATGTACGCCACGCTGTCCGTCTCCAGAGTAACCGTCTCCAGCTCACTGTCTGGAGTGCTGTGAGGAGAGATAGTGGGGGACTGGATTGAAGGATTGGCTTTGGGAAAGGTCCAGGTTCAAATTGCTGTGATTGAGGTTATTTCCAGCAGGAATTCCTCAAAATTTTGATTCCATCAGGATCTTGCGAGGTTTGGTGTAATTTGTGCAGCCAAAACTAACTCATCTTGCTGCaggaattctcaaaaattggggtgattttgagttaaataaaatcaatcagaaataatgcagaaattccatgactttcctTTTTTTGCAGAAGTATGGCAAATGTGGTCAGCCTTGAATTTGTGTGAATTCGCGAAACATGGGGGAACACAAGGCACAGAACATAGAACATGGGGAACACAAACTAGTAGTTGTTATATCTCATTAAAAAATGAATGGGTAACTGGCAACCATGATTTGTTTTCTCCAACATCTGCTGTCTAGATCTAAGTCCTGCTCGGACATTCTTTAATCTTCTGAAAGGGACACAAGTAATAGAAACCTCCACCAAAAAGTTCTCAGCGATTGTGATCAACCCAATTTCACCAGTGGGAGAATATTTACCTGAGGAAGGCTTTGAGGCAGGCGCAGGTGATGGCCTCAGGTATGTCTGGAAAGACCTGTAGACAGAACTGACACAGGGCCGAGTCCTTCTTCTCCAGAGCCAGCTTCAGGAGGTCAGGACACACACTGGAGACCAGAGGAATACAATCATATCTGTTAGATCAAAACTTTTTGATCTTGCATTCTTCGTGAGACAAGACCCAGTATTCATAAAATAATCCGTATGCACGGATTTCGGAAACCGGGGTTGTCAGTTTGCGCGTCCCCCTGGGTCATGGCCTAAAGTGAGTACTTCAAAGGGGATGGCGGCAACATTCAAATCAGgtaggtttttttctttttataggAGCAGTCTCTGAACTTTTTGACTTCACCTTGTATAAGGTTGCCTTGCAGAAATGTACTATGCACAAGATGGGCAGTGCAACTTATGGTGAATTAAACCTGCTTCCAAACACATTTAACTCACAATCTTGTTTTTCATGCTTGCCAACTTGGCTAAGTTGAAGAGTGTGCCATACCAGACCAAAGTCTAATAACAACCATAAACGCACTCGTATAGCAGCTGCTAAGCTACTAATAAATAGCTATGCAGTTCTTGGTGCCAAACATCATCTAATAGCACACCACACCCTCACCTGTGGCAGAGACACTTGGTGTGCACCAGCTGCACCAGGACCTTGTGTGGGTAGAAGGAGGGTTCCTCCAGGCTCCGGGTTACTAAGGCAGAGGCCAGGTTCCCCACAGCCAGCTGGAGACCTGGGAGGTCTGACTTAGAGAGGAAGGACGTCATTGCCTTGTGGACCTGGTCCTCCGAGCCGGTCTGCAAGAAGACAACACCCAATTAAGGTGAGTTACTGGGGACCCAAGACTGAATAAGATGGCCATCATGTGAGGGGGAGAAATCAATTGAACTGATACAAAGTTggcattaaaaaacaaaaagcctTTTTGGACTTGAAGTACAGCAACACTTTAGTGCAGTTCAGACCTTACAACATACTGAAACAAACGCATTCAGAGTGTTGGACAAACCAAGGAAAGAATTTCTCAAAAGAACCCAATGCAACAATTGTCACAAAGTGACATGAAAATGATAAAATTATGGTATTgtttacaattattattattgtattataatTGACAAAGGGATCAAATATGCATATCCTCCGAGTTTAAACACGTAATTCTGTTTAGCATTTAGAGGCTTCAATTGGGAACCATATCTACCATTGCAAAGAATTATGACCACGTCTCCTCAGAAAATACTGTGAATGCATGTAGTTAACACTTCTTGATGTCCTCTCCAGAGGTTTGGGAGAATGACCAGCATGTGGCTTTAGATGAGAGGCCGTTACCTTGATTAGCTCTATTAACTGGTCAACAGCGATGGCAGAGGCCCCCTGGCTTTTGCGAGTCAACCTctagaaaggaaagaaaagaatggggggaaaaaaaaaatcaggatcAACTAAGAAGTTGTTTACCAGTGCAACAAATCAAGTTAAACCTACAAGAAGGTCCAGGACTAACTCCTTGCATTAATATACACAGGTGTGAAGTGGGGTAGGTCACATTTCATATAACCTGAAACCCCAGATGAGCGTGTTGCAGCAGATTGTTGAGTCCACATGAACTATTGATGCCAAGTGAACTACATCTTTTCAGCATTTATGGCCCCCTTAAAGGGATGTGGCCCCCTTAAAGGGATGTGCATAGCACTGACTAAACGTCACTCACATTCTTCCGTGTCTCCACCGCACTCGCAGATGTTTGCTCCTGCGTCACCGCACCCCATGATGCCACGGGCACCGGAGGGTTCAACTCTGGACGAACGACAGAGCAAAGCCAGGATGAAAAATACACATTAAGAGTTACCTAAAACAAAAGGTCCCTACTTCAATGAAACACACTTCTGCAAGTAGCTATGTTGGGTAACATATTGTAGGTCATTAGTGTTCTAATGGCAGTGTCACTACTAACAGAGTACGAGGGGGAGGCTTTTCATAGCGGCGTGCTGTATAGGAGCTTACCGCAGCCTCCAGGTTGTTTGAGTTTTCCCATAGCAGCAGCCAGAGAGGATTTCTGACACTCAAAGGGGATTACAGACAAAGCCTTTCCGTGAGGAACATAAAGCTTCCCGCAGTAACACCACAactggaaacaaaaacaaacaaaacaaacaaacaaacaaacaaacaaacaaacagtttttCGCCTTTGTTTATCTGGTAGAAATGTTTTATAGTCTCAAGATACATTGAGCacatccattttttttccaaaacatttGTTCTGACTGACCTGGCCATATATTCTCCCAGCCATTTCCTTCCCAGCTTGCAGTGTCTGGAAGTTGGTGTTCCAAATGCACAGGTAATCTGgtgaggaagacagagacagcGTTCGGTACCACTTTGGCAATAATCAGGGCACGCACAATAACAACCAAAAGTAAGCCAGAGCCCAGTGCATCTATATGAGTTTTAGTGTTACACTGTGAGGTATACAACGATGATTCTCAATGCAATAAATTGTCACAGATCCACAAGAGCCTGGAAGAGTTCCTTGCTGGATGGGGATGGGTTTACCTTTCCCTGCCCCTGCTGACGGATGCGGGACCCCCACCACTGCCACGTGGGCTGAGTCCAGGGGCACAGCGGAGGCTGATGccagctccccctcccccagcggCAGCATCAGGAGCAGGGTCCTGGGCAGCGGTAGCACCTTGCCCTCCACGCCCTCTGGCAATCGCATGGGCACtatactctcatacacacagccatCCGGGTCTGCAAGTAAGATcaagatggagggatgagaggctGTGTTTAGATACAGTTTTTCAGGTTGTCACAGTGCGCATATCTAAGAATTAAGAAAGTTTCACCACCAAAAGTAAAAAGCACTTTAAAGAAGGCAAAGACACCGTTACTACGCATGACAATTCTCATGTACGGCAACTGACtagacacagagacatcaaaACAAGGGCATGTCTTAGTTACAGTAACAGATACTTGGATGAATGACTCCAACAGCGTCCAAGCACTCTTAAGGTGCTTTAGATGACCAACAACTGTCTGTCGAATGAAACCATATCCCCAGTTTGCGGCGACACCACACATGCTGTTGTGTGCTCACTTACATAGACTGAGTATGTGCAGATTGCCGCTGCGCGGTGACACCGAATAGCTGAGGGAAGTGGAGCCCGTGCCCTCCAGCCGGTACGCCACTCTGGACATGTTCCCGAGACTCTGCACATGCAGGCAGTGTTCCCCTTTCTGAGGAAACAAATGGAATATTCCGTGAAACAGCAGAGGGGACGATTACACTGATTCTTAAATGGAACATACTAACACGGCATGAGTGGAGAAGGGGGTGTAGTCTTACATGTTCTGTGATATAGAGAATCCATTGTTGTTTTCCTGAAGTGACGAGGGTGCTCCACCTAAAGGATAACATTGATGACACTTGAATGCAAATCTCTCCCCAAGAATACTGGACATCAGCTATGTGACATTCAGCAGAAAACATTGTACTGGTACATACACCTGACTTAAAAAAACAGCCAGGCCTAAATCCAGCAGCATTGGTAGGTCTCTGCGAGATATACCCCTTCATCTCAAACAACCCACACCAGAAAAAGACAGGGGTTCAAATCTGGACAATTACACATCTGTGACCTAAATGCCTGTCAGTGCTGCATATGGTGGCTGGATGGccgtttgaagcaggaggggtcCTACCTGATGACCTCTTCCTCTGAGAGAATGTTTTCCACGTCCTGCTGAGGCTCAGCCAACAGCGAGTCCAGGAGTTGGACGGCACCTCTGCGGAAGAGAACCACTGGCTCTTGGTCAGGGGCCGAGTGGACCCTCCAAACGTCAGAGGACACCTGCAGCACAAGAGCAAACTGGGTCAGGCGATGAGAACAcgacaggaaaggagaagacGACAAAACGGGCAGAACTCGAGACAACTCGGGAGGCGAGGCAAGGCGAACAAGATTGTATTACAAAGAAATGTAATCTGTGAGTGAATTCAGAACTTGGAAAAAAGACACATCAACATTAATGTGGAAAAATAATGAACATGTTAAGGTCTCTGCAAAGAATTGTTTCAGGCCTCTATAAGAGGTCTGGGTGAGTACATTCGATATATCCCAATCATACTTACAGTAGCTTTAAATGCTTTGTCAAGACTGATGTCATCATCTTTCCAAACTCTTATAACCTAAGGGGGAAAACAATAGGttaaaaacacaatataaacaaatgaTTGACTTAACTTCATAACTTCAGATAAAGCTAATGGATAAAGATGAGGAGAAGTCAATCTTCGTTGTTTACCTTATCATCTGTCACCACCACGTACTCTCTTGTTTTGGAGTTATAAACGGCGGGACAAGTTATTCTTTGGCCCTGCTTCACTGTCCAGCTACCCAAGGGCTTCTGGTCCGAGACCTGTCAGAACAACCACACGCATTCGTAACTCCTATGATGCCAATCATGAATTACATCCGCAGTCATATAAGTTCTTTAGCGTTCTCAGTCTGCCAAAGATTATTCTTGGAAGGCAATAACATTTAGACTTAGCATCTATTATGAACTACTACCTTCAAATGAAATACAACAGCGACATGTTCGTGGCAGTGGTGGTTTCCTAGCTAGGCTAGAGGCAGACTATAGCCTGTAACGTGTATCGTTACCAACACCAgcccacacactcaaagagatTGGCGTCCAAGGGTTTGCTTTAATTTCAAACCTCCGAAAATGTTCTGGGTTCTTATTGCAAATTGAAGGCGGCGTTATTGTACTGGCGTTGATTGTTTACAAAATGCTCTGACCAATAGCTAGGTGGGCTATGTACGGTAGGAAAGCGTGGCACCAGCCAATCGTTAAATCAAACAGATCTGTCCGCTTCACCTTACCTTGTATACTGTAATAGATCTGGTCGAGTCCGTAACAACGACATGATCATCATCCCCTTTCAATTCGATCCCTTCTATCCCAGATTCTGTGCAGTTTTGCGCTACACTAAGTGCGCAAAGCGTGGACCCCTCAAAGAGCGCTGCCATCTTTCCGATCGCAGAACTCGCATATGCTCAAACCTCGCGAGCACACATTGGTCTACCATCGAGACTCtcaagaagagaaaagaatagCGTTGAAAAACAACGACACTGCCGCTCCGTGGCGTGGGTCCTTTCACTATGTACATAAGCTATGGGGATGAAAATGCGGGCTATATGAGTTAAGTTGGACCAAAACATCCagcgtttattttttttatgtgtgtgtgcacgccctCTCGTATGTTAGTTTGCCCTTCATAAAAAACGTGTCAAAACAACAGATGTGTTAAGCggacacatacaaataaagaaTAGGCTACACTACAATAGCCCACTATTGATCATTATATGTGGACAATAAACGTGTGGCTTACAGTTACAGTTTTACGGCTTTCTTGAATGTCTGAATAGTTTTGACTTTAGCCTGCAGACAAATCAGGCCTGCTGTTAGCAGGCTAAATGTAAAGGCCCAAATGTATTAGCCTAATGCTTCAATATTTATGATTTTCATTTAGAAGATGAGCTGCTGATGGattatatttaataaaaaaatgctgtatttacaaatatatatatttgatcatGACGTTTGATTAGTAAGCTACTCAAGTAGGTATTTTAGGTAATGTTTTTTTACTTATTGATATCACAGCCTactcatttttctttttgttgacaacaaaatatcatCAGGTTACATCAACATAAAAACCCCTCTCTATTTCTGACAAATGAGGGATGGAAGTAATAGTGAAATGGGTGTGCAGAGAGCACTAATGCACTGTCTAGCCTACAGAATAACATGATGTGCAATTACGTGTCAAGAAAGGTTAATGTAGTGCTTCATATTCTGTTCAAACTGCACAACTGGGCACAGTTGATTGATGTGCCAAGGACATGCACCCACAGCCAACTCTTCTTATGCCTCATGTCTTTAGCTTCAAGAGTTGTATTTTCATCATGTAGAAGAGGGTCATCATCTTCTTTTCTAGATACTTTGTCTTTCCATCAGTCCTCTGGTATCCTGAACTGAGCTTTCCATTCATCTGTAACTTGGCTcagtttgtttatatttagtgATATTATATCTAGTTATATCTAAGAAATACTTCAATTAAGGGAAATTCTATTAAAGAATTACcattcaaaaatgtaatttgtttCAATTTCATCAACTGAACATGAATTAAAGTATTAATCTCACGTAGCCACCTTTCCTAAAGTTGCACCCTTCCATACATTCATACCCTCCCCCACACGCATATGGGTGTTGCCATGCAAGAAGGACTTGACACAGAATATTTTAAATAGCAAGTAAACTTTATTTGCTACAAGATTTaagaaaaaagtaaaacagTAATTACAACTAAACCAAACGAAACATATCCAAGGGCAATAAAAATATACCAGAGTGGAAGAACCCAGAGCGACGTTCAGCAGCCGAGAGAGGATGGCACTTagcaaacacaaaaataacagCATGTTTACCAGCTGCACTTCAAAGTGACACAAAAGCTTGGTCCTTCTGAGCAAATGGGTTCAGATAGAAAATACAGCCATAACAAAATAACCCACAATGCTACTGATACTTAAGTCTGACCGTAAGAACAAAAAGGTAAAGACAGCCCACCTTCAGAATGAAAAAACATCAATGCCGCTACTGAAACGAAACAACTAAAGAACATAAAATGTTTtgcgttttttttcttctccaaaaaaaaaaaggggtcCTAGGACCATATCAAAGTTGAAAGAAATACCCTTACACGTGAACAGGAGCGAGAAACTAACAGAAGCTACTGAAAGGCAAAATCATACTAGCAAAATGGATATGTTGAACTGATTACATTACAGCATTTTAATGAACTGGAATAATTCAAAGTGGCAGAGACCTTCCATTTGATAGAGACCCAAATCTCTACGCTGATAACTTTCACCTCATTTTAGATCAATTATAGGAAGTCTAAAACCAGAGGATATCTGTACAAAGGCTATTTACAAATTACTCACTATAACTCAAGAATTAGCACAcccgctgaaaaaaaaaaaacaatgacaccAATCCCTGGGATTTTGGTAAACCGCATATGCCTGAAGAAAATCCACTTGCTAGGCTGGACTGTGTATAATCCCAAAAGAGTATAAACAAAAGACTGAAAATCCTCCTTTTCGGACAGTACGAATGTAGAAGGTTGGATATTTGAACTGATACATTGGGCCCTGGTCCATTTGTGATGACAAGAAGCTGAGGTGAACTGGTACTATAGACTGCTTTCTAACTAAAGGGGAGCATGGCTTATCAGTCTCGCAGGAGGCAAACTAGAATGCTGGTCTTTTGACAAAACATTTGGTCAGAAAGCAAACTGTTTCAGTATGTCTTCCTTTATGGTCTGACAACTGTGACCCATTTGTTTAATTATGGTCCAATCATGTTGAAAGGAGAAATGAGTCGGCAAggaaattatatatattatatatattacaaaAAATCTCTGAATTTTAGAATCATGGGTCCACTAGTTACTGTTT contains the following coding sequences:
- the nol11 gene encoding nucleolar protein 11-like codes for the protein MAALFEGSTLCALSVAQNCTESGIEGIELKGDDDHVVVTDSTRSITVYKVSDQKPLGSWTVKQGQRITCPAVYNSKTREYVVVTDDKVIRVWKDDDISLDKAFKATVSSDVWRVHSAPDQEPVVLFRRGAVQLLDSLLAEPQQDVENILSEEEVIRWSTLVTSGKQQWILYITEHKGEHCLHVQSLGNMSRVAYRLEGTGSTSLSYSVSPRSGNLHILSLYPDGCVYESIVPMRLPEGVEGKVLPLPRTLLLMLPLGEGELASASAVPLDSAHVAVVGVPHPSAGAGKDYLCIWNTNFQTLQAGKEMAGRIYGQLWCYCGKLYVPHGKALSVIPFECQKSSLAAAMGKLKQPGGCELNPPVPVASWGAVTQEQTSASAVETRKNRLTRKSQGASAIAVDQLIELIKTGSEDQVHKAMTSFLSKSDLPGLQLAVGNLASALVTRSLEEPSFYPHKVLVQLVHTKCLCHSVCPDLLKLALEKKDSALCQFCLQVFPDIPEAITCACLKAFLSTPDSELETVTLETDSVAYMEGLSAVTVQEKEENETQQNGFSTPAAAEENSSEAQHPLHQKPKLASSMSLDMTRPVGLHKAVLLNEILQTPYSDSFLLPHLKDLSAPQVILFLQYLQFLYVKYYQEINTQVPALRSPTMTQIIDWVCMLVDAHFTVLVMAPEAKELLAGLHSFVKAQMRLFTGLGKIEGSLHALKKAKPSKDNSQYSIEVIELF